From a region of the Paraburkholderia hospita genome:
- a CDS encoding acyloxyacyl hydrolase, protein MEKKNNPSSHLALKCAVAAALFGVSGLASADQFGVQIAGGLAEHHVRKLDLGFVWDPNLTWWEIGDWHFALIGEAHAAWWHTDEGNDHDNIGEFGVTPVVRFIKGSGAIRPFIEAGIGVRVLTHPRIASSYTLSSAFQFADMVGVGAQFGSHQQYQFGYRFQHISNASIKEPNPGINFQQIYVQYNF, encoded by the coding sequence AACCCCTCGTCGCATCTGGCACTCAAATGTGCCGTCGCTGCCGCGCTTTTCGGCGTATCGGGTCTGGCTTCGGCGGACCAGTTCGGCGTTCAGATCGCGGGCGGTCTCGCCGAGCACCACGTTCGAAAGCTCGACCTTGGCTTCGTCTGGGACCCTAATCTGACCTGGTGGGAAATCGGCGACTGGCATTTCGCGCTGATCGGCGAGGCGCACGCCGCGTGGTGGCATACGGACGAAGGCAACGATCACGACAATATCGGTGAATTCGGCGTGACGCCGGTCGTGCGGTTCATCAAGGGCTCGGGCGCGATCCGTCCGTTCATCGAGGCGGGCATTGGTGTACGGGTTTTGACCCATCCGCGCATCGCGTCGAGTTACACGCTCAGTTCCGCGTTCCAGTTCGCCGACATGGTGGGCGTCGGCGCGCAATTCGGCTCGCATCAGCAGTACCAATTTGGCTACCGCTTTCAGCACATCTCCAATGCAAGTATCAAAGAGCCGAATCCTGGTATAAATTTCCAGCAGATTTACGTGCAGTACAACTTCTGA
- a CDS encoding nuclear transport factor 2 family protein, giving the protein MPAKVIEAIRGLERDRFRAMVEGNGQQLDALLSDNVIYVHTNGKRESKQQFIDAITAGRRRYRQIEVQSQDVLPVGRETCVVTGRALIEMEANSGALLFPIAYMAIQAQEDGKWQLIAWQATRCAIE; this is encoded by the coding sequence ATGCCGGCAAAAGTGATTGAAGCGATTCGCGGGCTCGAGCGCGATCGCTTTCGCGCGATGGTGGAAGGAAACGGACAGCAGCTCGACGCGCTGCTGTCGGACAACGTCATTTACGTCCACACGAACGGCAAGCGCGAGTCGAAGCAGCAGTTCATCGACGCCATCACGGCCGGGCGCCGCCGCTATCGCCAGATCGAGGTGCAGTCGCAGGACGTGCTGCCTGTCGGACGCGAGACTTGCGTGGTCACGGGGCGTGCGCTGATCGAGATGGAAGCGAATAGCGGCGCGCTGCTCTTTCCGATCGCCTACATGGCGATTCAGGCGCAAGAAGATGGCAAATGGCAGTTGATCGCGTGGCAGGCGACGCGTTGCGCAATCGAGTGA